One window from the genome of Paramormyrops kingsleyae isolate MSU_618 chromosome 3, PKINGS_0.4, whole genome shotgun sequence encodes:
- the LOC140588149 gene encoding uncharacterized protein isoform X3, protein MLLKVKYLSVKKYIKLHEGFTYLEFISEAKSKFGLPDDAQLDIFDETDTAVDEDIFLELVEAHPDLCLTVCERILDFSPLAHSTPSSSDTVSSLTDTISLSSNDNDLREQDIPAGCSRSSKEGSSASEAAKEVENALKRKPGGEDILEEYKAEKSLRHRTRRQLVNILASDMTERHGRIPSRQQREKYALGIITLFPALKDPFSPKGYEHFYDGVRGTGYLAWRLKTMSRSTTKRPVKEISVPQEQGPKRRRSPTTLPQQLDGDACKEAISFLVHSPDEASVFQKMKMTFQHRQDLLHDPQRTADVFKTFPRFLDVKGLVNQDFILLFGAETASKLLEKWDTSIKPKVIKEAKHLTQSADLCRLLKAAEKLTGNDENDWDSDMASLLLLLHLLPPTAGRKRRAKISPSDATDKMVHFHKSCCSIDDHLKEGDGKQPYILAVGRTQSRIDTFYIAVDKQLIPCQATSSLSAFDELFKTHYVLNLSYDESLVHLYSFVQTTIFNIDATSTDESPRVRELRAKILNENNV, encoded by the exons ATGTTGCTAAAAGTGAAGTACCTCAGTGTAAAGAAATATATCAAATTGCATGAAGGCTTCACTTATTTAGAATTTATCAGTGAAG CCAAAAGCAAGTTCGGACTTCCTGATGATGCTCAATTGGACATTTTTGATGAAACTGACACAGCAGTTGATGAAGACATTTTTCTTGAGTTAGTGGAGGCCCATCCAGACCTATGTCTCACAGTATGTGAAAGGATTCTAG ATTTTTCTCCCTTAGCTCATTCAACACCATCTTCCTCGGATACAGTATCATCCCTCACGGATACTATATCACTTTCATCAAATGACAATGACCTAAGGGAACAGGACattcctgcaggctgcagtaGATCCAGCAAAGAAGGCAGTTCTGCGTCTGAGGCTGCAAAAGAG GTTGAAAATGCCCTGAAAAGGAAGCCTGGCGGAGAGGATATTCTGGAAGAATACAAGGCAGAAAAATCACTGAGACACCGCACCCGGAGACAGCTAGTTAACATATTGGCTAGTGATATGACTGAGAGACATGG CAGGATTCCCTCCCGTCAGCAAAGGGAGAAGTACGCCCTTGGAATTATTACTCTCTTTCCTGCATTGAAGGATCCCTTTTCTCCAAAGGGCTAT GAGCATTTCTACGATGGGGTGAGGGGCACTGGTTATTTAGCCTGGCGCCTCAAGACCATGTCCAGGTCTACAACCAAACGTCCAGTCAAGGAAATCTCAGTGCCTCAAGAACAAGGGCCAAAGCGCCGGAGATCACCAACCACACTGCCTCAACAACTTGACGGAGATGCCTGCAAGGAAGCCATTTCATTTCTGGTTCACTCTCCTGATGAAGCAAGTGTATTTCAGAAGATGAAAATGACGTTCCAACACCGCCAGGACCTGTTGCATGACCCACAAAGAACTGCAgatgttttcaaaacatttccACGCTTTTTGGATGTCAAAGGACTC GTCAATCAAGACTTCATCCTGCTGTTTGGTGCTGAAACAGCCTCCAAGTTGCTTGAGAAGTGGGACACATCAATCAAGCCAAAGGTTATCAAAGAGGCAAAACATCTGACTCAGTCAGCTGACCTCTGCCGTCTGCTAAAGGCTGCAGAGAAACTCACGGGGAATGATGAAAATG ACTGGGACAGTGACATGGCTtccctgctgctgcttcttcaTCTTTTGCCACCCACAGCTGGACGAAAGAGGAGAGCCAAAATAAGTCCAAGTGATGCAACAGATAAAATGGTGCACTTTCACAAG TCATGCTGCAGCATTGATGACCACCTGAAAGAAGGAGATGGTAAACAACCATATATTCTCGCTGTTGGCCGAACCCAGAGCAGGATCGACACCTTCTACATCGCAGTGGACAAACAACTCATCCCCTGCCAAGCCACCAGCTCCTTGAGTGCTTTTGACGAACTTTTCAAAACCCACTACGTGCTCAACTTATCTTACGATGAATCACTGGTACATCTCTACAGTTTTGTGCAGACTACCATATTCAACATTGATGCTACCTCAACAGATGAGTCACCACGTGTTCGTGAGTTACGTGCAAAAATTTTGAATGAGAAcaatgtataa
- the LOC140588149 gene encoding uncharacterized protein isoform X1, producing the protein MDMLLKVKYLSVKKYIKLHEGFTYLEFISEAKSKFGLPDDAQLDIFDETDTAVDEDIFLELVEAHPDLCLTVCERILDFSPLAHSTPSSSDTVSSLTDTISLSSNDNDLREQDIPAGCSRSSKEGSSASEAAKEVENALKRKPGGEDILEEYKAEKSLRHRTRRQLVNILASDMTERHGRIPSRQQREKYALGIITLFPALKDPFSPKGYEHFYDGVRGTGYLAWRLKTMSRSTTKRPVKEISVPQEQGPKRRRSPTTLPQQLDGDACKEAISFLVHSPDEASVFQKMKMTFQHRQDLLHDPQRTADVFKTFPRFLDVKGLVNQDFILLFGAETASKLLEKWDTSIKPKVIKEAKHLTQSADLCRLLKAAEKLTGNDENDWDSDMASLLLLLHLLPPTAGRKRRAKISPSDATDKMVHFHKSCCSIDDHLKEGDGKQPYILAVGRTQSRIDTFYIAVDKQLIPCQATSSLSAFDELFKTHYVLNLSYDESLVHLYSFVQTTIFNIDATSTDESPRVRELRAKILNENNV; encoded by the exons Atg GACATGTTGCTAAAAGTGAAGTACCTCAGTGTAAAGAAATATATCAAATTGCATGAAGGCTTCACTTATTTAGAATTTATCAGTGAAG CCAAAAGCAAGTTCGGACTTCCTGATGATGCTCAATTGGACATTTTTGATGAAACTGACACAGCAGTTGATGAAGACATTTTTCTTGAGTTAGTGGAGGCCCATCCAGACCTATGTCTCACAGTATGTGAAAGGATTCTAG ATTTTTCTCCCTTAGCTCATTCAACACCATCTTCCTCGGATACAGTATCATCCCTCACGGATACTATATCACTTTCATCAAATGACAATGACCTAAGGGAACAGGACattcctgcaggctgcagtaGATCCAGCAAAGAAGGCAGTTCTGCGTCTGAGGCTGCAAAAGAG GTTGAAAATGCCCTGAAAAGGAAGCCTGGCGGAGAGGATATTCTGGAAGAATACAAGGCAGAAAAATCACTGAGACACCGCACCCGGAGACAGCTAGTTAACATATTGGCTAGTGATATGACTGAGAGACATGG CAGGATTCCCTCCCGTCAGCAAAGGGAGAAGTACGCCCTTGGAATTATTACTCTCTTTCCTGCATTGAAGGATCCCTTTTCTCCAAAGGGCTAT GAGCATTTCTACGATGGGGTGAGGGGCACTGGTTATTTAGCCTGGCGCCTCAAGACCATGTCCAGGTCTACAACCAAACGTCCAGTCAAGGAAATCTCAGTGCCTCAAGAACAAGGGCCAAAGCGCCGGAGATCACCAACCACACTGCCTCAACAACTTGACGGAGATGCCTGCAAGGAAGCCATTTCATTTCTGGTTCACTCTCCTGATGAAGCAAGTGTATTTCAGAAGATGAAAATGACGTTCCAACACCGCCAGGACCTGTTGCATGACCCACAAAGAACTGCAgatgttttcaaaacatttccACGCTTTTTGGATGTCAAAGGACTC GTCAATCAAGACTTCATCCTGCTGTTTGGTGCTGAAACAGCCTCCAAGTTGCTTGAGAAGTGGGACACATCAATCAAGCCAAAGGTTATCAAAGAGGCAAAACATCTGACTCAGTCAGCTGACCTCTGCCGTCTGCTAAAGGCTGCAGAGAAACTCACGGGGAATGATGAAAATG ACTGGGACAGTGACATGGCTtccctgctgctgcttcttcaTCTTTTGCCACCCACAGCTGGACGAAAGAGGAGAGCCAAAATAAGTCCAAGTGATGCAACAGATAAAATGGTGCACTTTCACAAG TCATGCTGCAGCATTGATGACCACCTGAAAGAAGGAGATGGTAAACAACCATATATTCTCGCTGTTGGCCGAACCCAGAGCAGGATCGACACCTTCTACATCGCAGTGGACAAACAACTCATCCCCTGCCAAGCCACCAGCTCCTTGAGTGCTTTTGACGAACTTTTCAAAACCCACTACGTGCTCAACTTATCTTACGATGAATCACTGGTACATCTCTACAGTTTTGTGCAGACTACCATATTCAACATTGATGCTACCTCAACAGATGAGTCACCACGTGTTCGTGAGTTACGTGCAAAAATTTTGAATGAGAAcaatgtataa
- the LOC140588149 gene encoding uncharacterized protein isoform X2, with product MDMLLKVKYLSVKKYIKLHEGFTYLEFISEAKSKFGLPDDAQLDIFDETDTAVDEDIFLELVEAHPDLCLTVCERILDFSPLAHSTPSSSDTVSSLTDTISLSSNDNDLREQDIPAGCSRSSKEGSSASEAAKEVENALKRKPGGEDILEEYKAEKSLRHRTRRQLVNILASDMTERHGIPSRQQREKYALGIITLFPALKDPFSPKGYEHFYDGVRGTGYLAWRLKTMSRSTTKRPVKEISVPQEQGPKRRRSPTTLPQQLDGDACKEAISFLVHSPDEASVFQKMKMTFQHRQDLLHDPQRTADVFKTFPRFLDVKGLVNQDFILLFGAETASKLLEKWDTSIKPKVIKEAKHLTQSADLCRLLKAAEKLTGNDENDWDSDMASLLLLLHLLPPTAGRKRRAKISPSDATDKMVHFHKSCCSIDDHLKEGDGKQPYILAVGRTQSRIDTFYIAVDKQLIPCQATSSLSAFDELFKTHYVLNLSYDESLVHLYSFVQTTIFNIDATSTDESPRVRELRAKILNENNV from the exons Atg GACATGTTGCTAAAAGTGAAGTACCTCAGTGTAAAGAAATATATCAAATTGCATGAAGGCTTCACTTATTTAGAATTTATCAGTGAAG CCAAAAGCAAGTTCGGACTTCCTGATGATGCTCAATTGGACATTTTTGATGAAACTGACACAGCAGTTGATGAAGACATTTTTCTTGAGTTAGTGGAGGCCCATCCAGACCTATGTCTCACAGTATGTGAAAGGATTCTAG ATTTTTCTCCCTTAGCTCATTCAACACCATCTTCCTCGGATACAGTATCATCCCTCACGGATACTATATCACTTTCATCAAATGACAATGACCTAAGGGAACAGGACattcctgcaggctgcagtaGATCCAGCAAAGAAGGCAGTTCTGCGTCTGAGGCTGCAAAAGAG GTTGAAAATGCCCTGAAAAGGAAGCCTGGCGGAGAGGATATTCTGGAAGAATACAAGGCAGAAAAATCACTGAGACACCGCACCCGGAGACAGCTAGTTAACATATTGGCTAGTGATATGACTGAGAGACATGG GATTCCCTCCCGTCAGCAAAGGGAGAAGTACGCCCTTGGAATTATTACTCTCTTTCCTGCATTGAAGGATCCCTTTTCTCCAAAGGGCTAT GAGCATTTCTACGATGGGGTGAGGGGCACTGGTTATTTAGCCTGGCGCCTCAAGACCATGTCCAGGTCTACAACCAAACGTCCAGTCAAGGAAATCTCAGTGCCTCAAGAACAAGGGCCAAAGCGCCGGAGATCACCAACCACACTGCCTCAACAACTTGACGGAGATGCCTGCAAGGAAGCCATTTCATTTCTGGTTCACTCTCCTGATGAAGCAAGTGTATTTCAGAAGATGAAAATGACGTTCCAACACCGCCAGGACCTGTTGCATGACCCACAAAGAACTGCAgatgttttcaaaacatttccACGCTTTTTGGATGTCAAAGGACTC GTCAATCAAGACTTCATCCTGCTGTTTGGTGCTGAAACAGCCTCCAAGTTGCTTGAGAAGTGGGACACATCAATCAAGCCAAAGGTTATCAAAGAGGCAAAACATCTGACTCAGTCAGCTGACCTCTGCCGTCTGCTAAAGGCTGCAGAGAAACTCACGGGGAATGATGAAAATG ACTGGGACAGTGACATGGCTtccctgctgctgcttcttcaTCTTTTGCCACCCACAGCTGGACGAAAGAGGAGAGCCAAAATAAGTCCAAGTGATGCAACAGATAAAATGGTGCACTTTCACAAG TCATGCTGCAGCATTGATGACCACCTGAAAGAAGGAGATGGTAAACAACCATATATTCTCGCTGTTGGCCGAACCCAGAGCAGGATCGACACCTTCTACATCGCAGTGGACAAACAACTCATCCCCTGCCAAGCCACCAGCTCCTTGAGTGCTTTTGACGAACTTTTCAAAACCCACTACGTGCTCAACTTATCTTACGATGAATCACTGGTACATCTCTACAGTTTTGTGCAGACTACCATATTCAACATTGATGCTACCTCAACAGATGAGTCACCACGTGTTCGTGAGTTACGTGCAAAAATTTTGAATGAGAAcaatgtataa
- the LOC111852829 gene encoding uncharacterized protein: protein MAHSFQSFTHAMALLKKLNSQRELGCFCDCVIRLHLYTGKLYLAHRNILAASSPVLASLLSDQGTLLDLHYPSLTPETLTLLLEFIYTGSLPPPGLEDSVHSAATCLEMEELQQALTCRRAESPKNMETGDIQAALADSPSAERNVMDLCTCKGSKWPFTSAPLREGVPVIRHVGVAENKEERPLRLQEQRCCTKPYLMYDSARGFGADCMLELHPGRSSVQRGELSGAYVCSSSAKVKEKSQLLHWAVKECEKPPLQCTGQTVITTVLCSEIDYEHGFQAGGSPVRHIKKIEDSAEVSSGQGCIHHEMGGDTDGLQSDKIFTTHQSFEDRKYNLIGYKEALDSCLETCSDRNQICVVQCSKKSTSSDPDVASSCRENQEGYPEIPQLNSSGEGTLASNSMTLGIGEKGKERLLQPQKQELAGYRGCVTYHCLERGQETDSEDEATRVHGEASATNSPVPGRPPTMGAGSSDEVLGNAVGPAQPYWCGMCERAFSQRGSLNRHLRSHQGVRPYPCPRCPMTFSRQYRVQEHLRVHQRSCEHPHGADPS from the exons ATGGCTCACTCGTTTCAGTCCTTCACGCATGCCATGGCCCTACTGAAGAAACTGAATTCCCAGCGGGAGCTGGGTTGTTTCTGTGACTGTGTGATCCGACTACACCTCTATACGGGGAAACTTTATTTGGCTCATAGAAATATCCTAGCTGCTTCAAGTCCTGTCCTCGCATCCCTCCTGTCTGATCAGGGCACCCTGCTGGATTTACACTATCCAAGCCTCACACCTGAAACACTGACACTGCTGCTGGAATTCATCTACACAGGAAGCCTGCCCCCACCTGGTCTGGAGGACTCAGTCCACTCTGCTGCCACCTGTCTAGAAATGGAAGAATTACAGCAGGCTCTTACCTGTAGGCGAGCTGAGTCACCCAAGAATATGGAAACCG GTGACATACAGGCTGCATTGGCTGATTCCCCATCAGCAGAGAGGAATGTGATGGATTTATGTACCTGTAAAGGGTCCAAGTGGCCTTTCACGTCAGCCCCACTGCGGGAGGGCGTTCCCGTCATACGTCATGTGGGCGTTGCGGAGAACAAAGAGGAGCGGCCTTTACGTCTCCAAGAGCAACGCTGCTGCACCAAGCCATACCTCATGTACGATAGTGCCAGAGGGTTTGGAGCAGACTGCATGCTGGAACTACATCCCGGTCGATCTTCAGTGCAGCGTGGTGAGCTGTCAGGTGCGTATGTGTGCAGTTCCAGTGCAAAAGTCAAGGAAAAATCGCAGCTCCTGCACTGGGCTGTGAAAGAGTGTGAAAAACCACCATTGCAGTGTACAGGGCAAACCGTCATCACCACCGTTCTGTGTTCGGAAATTGACTATGAGCATGGATTCCAAGCTGGTGGGTCTCCTGTTAGACATATTAAAAAAATTGAAGATTCTGCAGAGGTCAGTTCAGGGCAGGGCTGTATTCACCATGAAATGGGCGGCGATACAGATGGTTTGCAGTCTGATAAAATTTTCACAACTCATCAGAGTTTTGAGGACAGGAAATATAACCTCATTGGCTACAAGGAAGCTCTAGACTCTTGTCTGGAAACTTGCAGTGACAGGAACCAGATCTGTGTTGTACAATGTTCAAAGAAAAGCACCAGCAGTGATCCTGACGTGGCCAGCTCCTGCAGAGAAAACCAGGAAGGCTATCCAGAAATTCCACAGCTGAACTCATCTGGAGAGGGCACACTGGCCAGTAATTCCATGACATTAGGAATCGGTGAGAAAGGGAAGGAGAGGCTGCTTCAGCCACAGAAGCAGGAGCTGGCAGGTTATCGGGGCTGTGTGACCTACCACTGTCTGGAGAGAGGACAGGAGACCGATTCGGAAGATGAAGCGACTCGTGTGCATGGCGAAGCTTCCGCCACGAACAGCCCGGTGCCTGGCAGGCCGCCCACCATGGGAGCCGGCAGCTCTGATGAGGTTTTGGGGAACGCAGTGGGACCCGCCCAGCCGTACTGGTGTGGCATGTGTGAGCGTGCATTCAGCCAGCGTGGCTCTCTGAACCGGCACCTGCGCTCTCACCAGGGGGTACGGCCCTATCCCTGCCCCCGCTGCCCCATGACGTTCTCGCGGCAGTACCGTGTCCAGGAGCATCTGCGCGTGCACCAGAGGAGCTGCGAGCACCCCCACGGAGCGGATCCTTCCTGA